Within the Thermosynechococcaceae cyanobacterium Okahandja genome, the region GGCACAGTTCCGGCGGCAACGGGAACTCCGGCAACACCAGCACCTAGCAACTAAACCATCTATGACTCTTTCGGAATCACTCATCAACCACAGGGGCGAGGTGGCCCCCCGCCACGCGGTTGTTGATCGCCAAACGAAGGAAACCTCTGTTCATGTCGAAGTGCTCTTAGACGGCACTGGCTGTGCCGACAATCACAGCGGCATTCCTTTTTTGGATCACATGTTGGATCAGCTTTGCTCCCACGGCTTGCTCGATTTGCGGGTGCAGGCAACGGGGGATACCCACATTGACGATCACCATACGAACGAAGATGTGGGCATTACGCTGGGGATGGCGCTGGACAAAGCGTTGGGCGATCGCCGTGGCATTCAGCGGTTTGGCCATTTTGTTGCGCCCCTCGATGAAAGTTTAGTGGAAGTTGCCCTAGATTTTTCGGGTCGCCCCCACCTTACCTATGGTTTGCAGATTCCTACCCAACGGGTGGGCACCTACGACACCCAACTGGTGCGGGAATTTTTTGTGGCGCTGGTCAACCATAGCCGCATGACCCTGCACCTGCGACAACTAGACGGCATTAACTCCCATCACATCATTGAGGCCACCTTTAAGGCCTTTGCACGGGCACTGCGGATGGCGATCGCCATTGATCCCCGGCGCATCCACCATATTCCTAGCTCCAAGGGCGTGATTCAGCAGTAAGCCCTCGGGTTAAGGCCAACAATTGCGGGAGGAAAGTGGGTCTAGATTTGATAAAATTGACTCTGTACCTCCACCACTGATCACAAGAGGGCAGGACACTATGGAAGTCAACGATTTGGGTTTAGTGGCAACCGCCATGTTTGTACTGGTGCCCACCGTGTTTCTGATTATTTTGTACGTTCAAACCGAGAGTCAGCAGAAAAGCAACTAATATATAGTAGATCTCTATGGCACTGGCTGACCGCCGTCTATGTGCCACAGTGATTCGATGACTGGATTCGATTGTGCCTGTAACTGCTGCTGATCTATTGCCGTTGTGCGTTGCGCCAACCCATGTCTATCGCGGTTGGTTCATTCTTACCCAGTGTGGCGAGGCCATTGCCCGACTCGGGCGGCATCCGTTGCTCGTGGTATCGCCATCGCGCTACCCATCCCTTGAGTCAGACCTCGGGGCGATCGCCCAAGCCCACGCGCTTCAAGTGGCGGTGGGCAGCTTTAGGGGAGAGTGCA harbors:
- the psbM gene encoding photosystem II reaction center protein PsbM, with the translated sequence MEVNDLGLVATAMFVLVPTVFLIILYVQTESQQKSN
- the hisB gene encoding imidazoleglycerol-phosphate dehydratase HisB — protein: MAPRHAVVDRQTKETSVHVEVLLDGTGCADNHSGIPFLDHMLDQLCSHGLLDLRVQATGDTHIDDHHTNEDVGITLGMALDKALGDRRGIQRFGHFVAPLDESLVEVALDFSGRPHLTYGLQIPTQRVGTYDTQLVREFFVALVNHSRMTLHLRQLDGINSHHIIEATFKAFARALRMAIAIDPRRIHHIPSSKGVIQQ